One Ignavibacteriales bacterium genomic region harbors:
- a CDS encoding phenylalanine--tRNA ligase subunit beta encodes MKISLSWITEFVDLNGISTEEIVEKLTMSGLEVEDVINQKKLYKNFVVGLVKESEKHPNADKLSICKVFDGAADLQVICGAPNVAAGQKVVFAPIGTIIPNGNFEIKKAKIRGTESNGMICAEDELLLSDNHDGIMVLDESLEAGKSISEALNLNDVILEIAITPNRPDALSHIGVARDLAALFDRALNIPEIKLNETEEDIKKLASVVIEDNINCPRYIAKIVKDVQINESPKWLKDRLEKIGLRPRNNIVDITNLVLHECGQPLHAFDLDKLNSKKIVVKSTGSETAFTTLDSKERKLPQNTLMICDGKNEVAIAGVMGGENSEITQSTKNILIESAYFNPSSIRKTSKTLGLSTDASYRFERGTDPNITKYAAERCAQLVSELADGKIAKGILDVYPNVIFPKEIELRFSRTTRILGYVVPSEKIKNILSRLGLAIRVLDEDKLLVSVPTFRPDIEREIDLIEEIARINGYDNIPTVSKINITLEKKTDETEIDEKIRQAATALGFFEMINNPLQSENQAKLTGNPVHISNPLSADMECLRTSLLSGALITVSKNIKQGVKDLKLFELGNSFNRINEGDIKSFSDFKETQNLLFVVSGNEMIKGWNIEEKASDFYHLKSLVDSFLSKISLDNVLIDSYYSTVNVNYAYHLTKSFKDVEIGRGGKVNSDVLKQFDISQDVYCFEFDLSALKAIQSNPKTYTDPLKYPKIIRDFAFILDKSVKYLDVKDFIKRKSSQLLKEVSLFDVFESDSMGADKKSLAFSLEYYDVKRTLKEDEVEKDFNNLIALITKEFNAQLRG; translated from the coding sequence ATGAAAATCTCACTTAGTTGGATAACAGAATTTGTTGATTTAAATGGTATCAGCACTGAAGAAATTGTTGAAAAACTAACAATGTCTGGTTTAGAAGTTGAAGATGTTATAAATCAAAAAAAACTTTATAAAAATTTTGTTGTTGGGTTAGTTAAAGAATCTGAAAAACATCCAAATGCTGATAAACTTTCAATATGTAAAGTCTTTGATGGTGCCGCAGATTTGCAAGTTATTTGTGGTGCTCCAAATGTTGCTGCAGGACAAAAAGTAGTTTTTGCTCCAATAGGAACAATTATCCCTAATGGAAATTTTGAAATAAAAAAAGCTAAGATTCGTGGTACGGAATCAAATGGAATGATTTGCGCTGAAGATGAATTGTTATTAAGTGATAACCACGATGGAATTATGGTTTTAGATGAATCGCTTGAGGCAGGGAAATCAATATCCGAAGCCCTAAATCTTAACGATGTAATTTTGGAAATTGCAATCACTCCAAATCGTCCTGATGCATTATCGCATATAGGAGTTGCTCGTGATCTAGCAGCTTTATTTGATAGAGCTTTAAATATTCCCGAAATCAAACTAAATGAAACAGAAGAAGATATTAAAAAATTAGCCTCTGTGGTGATTGAAGATAATATTAACTGTCCCCGATACATCGCAAAAATTGTTAAAGACGTTCAGATTAACGAATCACCAAAGTGGTTAAAAGATCGATTAGAAAAAATTGGATTGCGTCCACGCAATAATATTGTTGATATTACGAATTTAGTATTACACGAATGTGGCCAACCGCTGCACGCATTTGACCTTGATAAATTGAATAGTAAAAAAATTGTTGTAAAAAGCACTGGTTCTGAAACAGCTTTTACAACGCTCGATTCTAAAGAAAGAAAACTACCACAAAATACTTTAATGATTTGCGATGGTAAAAATGAAGTTGCAATTGCCGGAGTAATGGGTGGTGAAAATTCTGAAATCACCCAATCAACAAAAAATATTTTAATTGAAAGCGCTTACTTCAATCCATCAAGCATAAGAAAAACTTCAAAAACTTTAGGATTAAGTACCGATGCGTCTTATCGTTTTGAAAGAGGAACTGACCCAAATATTACCAAATATGCTGCTGAACGATGTGCACAATTAGTTTCAGAATTAGCGGATGGGAAAATTGCAAAAGGAATTCTTGATGTTTATCCAAATGTAATTTTTCCAAAAGAAATTGAGTTAAGATTTTCTCGTACAACAAGAATTTTAGGCTACGTTGTTCCTTCGGAAAAAATAAAAAATATTCTTTCAAGATTAGGATTAGCAATTAGAGTATTAGATGAAGACAAATTATTAGTCTCTGTTCCAACATTCCGACCAGATATTGAGCGTGAAATAGATCTGATCGAAGAGATTGCAAGAATAAACGGGTACGATAATATTCCGACGGTTTCTAAAATAAATATCACACTCGAAAAGAAGACAGATGAAACAGAAATTGATGAAAAGATAAGACAAGCAGCAACAGCACTCGGATTTTTTGAGATGATTAATAATCCACTTCAATCAGAAAACCAGGCTAAGCTTACAGGTAATCCGGTTCATATTTCCAATCCACTTAGTGCTGATATGGAATGTTTAAGAACATCTTTATTATCTGGAGCATTAATAACGGTATCTAAGAATATAAAACAAGGTGTAAAAGATTTAAAGCTATTTGAATTAGGTAATTCTTTTAATAGAATAAATGAGGGCGATATAAAATCGTTTTCTGATTTTAAAGAAACACAAAATCTTTTGTTTGTTGTAAGTGGAAATGAAATGATTAAGGGGTGGAATATTGAGGAAAAAGCATCAGATTTCTATCATTTAAAAAGTTTAGTTGATTCGTTTTTAAGTAAAATATCCCTTGACAATGTTTTAATTGATTCATATTATTCGACCGTAAATGTTAATTACGCCTATCACTTAACAAAAAGCTTTAAAGATGTTGAGATAGGAAGAGGCGGAAAAGTAAATAGTGACGTTCTTAAACAATTTGATATCAGTCAGGATGTTTATTGTTTTGAGTTTGATTTATCGGCTTTAAAAGCGATTCAATCAAATCCAAAAACTTATACTGATCCATTAAAATATCCTAAAATAATTAGAGATTTTGCTTTTATTTTGGATAAATCAGTTAAATATCTTGATGTAAAAGATTTTATAAAAAGGAAAAGTTCTCAACTTCTTAAAGAAGTTTCTTTGTTTGATGTTTTTGAAAGTGATTCTATGGGAGCAGATAAGAAAAGTTTAGCGTTTTCTCTTGAATATTATGATGTAAAAAGAACTCTTAAAGAAGATGAAGTTGAAAAAGATTTTAACAATTTAATTGCACTCATAACCAAAGAGTTTAACGCTCAATTAAGAGGATAA
- a CDS encoding cell division protein ZapA — protein sequence MTDKKKLKIKIFDKEYSLLVENEEIAKELAIYVNKVMEETKDELPDQPAQTIAIIACLNIAYDLFIEKNKNREFLIQATDKIKRIKLLLKEPELSDPS from the coding sequence ATGACTGATAAAAAGAAGCTAAAAATAAAAATCTTTGATAAAGAGTATTCTCTACTAGTAGAAAATGAAGAAATAGCAAAAGAGCTTGCCATTTATGTTAATAAAGTTATGGAAGAGACTAAAGATGAGTTGCCCGATCAACCGGCTCAAACTATTGCTATAATTGCTTGTTTAAATATTGCCTACGATTTATTTATTGAAAAAAATAAAAACCGTGAGTTTCTAATACAAGCCACTGATAAAATAAAGAGAATAAAGCTTCTGCTTAAAGAACCTGAATTATCTGACCCATCTTAA
- the rny gene encoding ribonuclease Y, whose amino-acid sequence MDLIIIIPIVAVLVPFFVWLGWFFNSKFGKNSISAATEKAETIIQDAKKEAANTKREKLLEVKDEWYKKKIEFDTEVNQKKQKLSNLEKQIQQREENSEKKFDLVLQKEKELRKLEKQLQDLKVNLDEKSVEIKNLEIQQNDKLEKISGLTSEEAKKMLAENMINQAKIDASQTIKEIHDHAKIDAKKEAQKIIVQAIQRTAADYSIETTVSVVQIQNDEMKGRIIGKEGRNIRAFESATGVDVIVDDTPEAVILSSFDQFRREIARISLERLISDGRIHPARIEEVVEKVTQELEEEIQREGENTILQLGLHNMHAELIKHIGKMKYRSSYGQNLLQHSVEVAYLTGIMASELGLDPVMAKRSGLLHDVGKTVDKSIEGPHALLGYDLTKRFKEHPIVVNAVGSHHEDIEMEHPIAALVQSADAISGARPGARREPLESYVKRLENLELLAKSFEGVAKTYAIQAGREVRVVVEHDKIDDAAADRLAREIAQKIEEEMDYPGQIKVVVIREVRKIGYAK is encoded by the coding sequence ATGGATTTGATTATAATAATACCAATAGTGGCTGTTCTTGTACCGTTCTTTGTCTGGCTAGGATGGTTTTTTAATTCTAAGTTTGGAAAAAATAGCATTAGCGCTGCAACAGAAAAAGCAGAAACAATAATTCAGGATGCTAAAAAAGAGGCAGCAAATACTAAAAGAGAAAAGCTTCTTGAAGTTAAAGATGAGTGGTATAAAAAGAAAATAGAGTTTGATACAGAGGTAAATCAGAAAAAACAAAAACTTTCTAACCTAGAAAAACAAATTCAACAAAGAGAAGAAAACAGCGAAAAGAAATTTGATCTGGTTCTTCAAAAAGAAAAAGAGTTAAGAAAACTCGAAAAACAATTGCAAGATTTAAAAGTAAATCTTGATGAAAAATCTGTTGAGATTAAAAATCTTGAAATACAACAGAATGATAAACTTGAAAAAATATCGGGTTTAACTTCTGAAGAAGCTAAAAAGATGCTTGCCGAAAATATGATTAATCAGGCCAAGATAGATGCCTCACAAACCATAAAAGAAATTCACGATCACGCTAAGATAGATGCTAAAAAAGAAGCCCAAAAAATAATTGTACAGGCTATCCAGAGAACAGCGGCTGATTATTCTATTGAAACAACAGTTTCAGTTGTACAGATTCAAAATGATGAAATGAAAGGTAGAATAATTGGTAAAGAAGGACGTAACATTCGTGCATTTGAATCAGCAACCGGTGTTGATGTTATAGTAGATGATACACCTGAGGCAGTTATCCTTTCTTCATTCGATCAGTTCAGAAGAGAAATTGCACGAATATCTTTAGAAAGATTAATTTCTGATGGAAGAATTCATCCGGCAAGAATAGAAGAAGTTGTAGAAAAAGTTACTCAGGAACTCGAAGAGGAAATCCAACGAGAAGGTGAGAATACAATTTTGCAGCTTGGATTGCACAATATGCATGCGGAATTAATTAAGCACATTGGTAAAATGAAATATCGATCAAGCTATGGACAAAATCTCTTACAACACAGTGTTGAAGTTGCTTACTTAACAGGAATAATGGCATCTGAATTAGGACTTGATCCTGTAATGGCTAAAAGATCCGGTTTGCTGCATGACGTTGGTAAGACCGTTGATAAAAGTATTGAAGGCCCCCATGCCTTGCTTGGATATGATTTGACCAAAAGATTTAAAGAACATCCTATTGTTGTTAATGCTGTTGGGTCTCACCATGAAGATATCGAAATGGAACATCCCATTGCAGCACTTGTTCAATCCGCAGATGCAATAAGCGGCGCAAGACCGGGCGCAAGACGTGAACCACTAGAAAGTTATGTTAAACGATTAGAGAATCTTGAACTACTTGCTAAATCATTTGAGGGTGTTGCAAAAACTTATGCTATACAGGCTGGCAGAGAAGTAAGAGTTGTTGTTGAACATGATAAGATAGATGATGCTGCAGCTGATAGATTAGCCAGAGAAATAGCACAAAAGATTGAAGAGGAAATGGATTATCCAGGTCAGATAAAAGTTGTTGTTATTCGTGAAGTTAGAAAAATAGGTTACGCAAAATAA
- a CDS encoding dephospho-CoA kinase — translation MKIAITGNIGSGKSTFTNFVEEAGFNVLRADDISKSILEADEKVKSLVSKEFGDKSFKDGKPNKSFLANEIFCNPVKLQKLESILHPRVIKSIEKSFSELLKSNKVVFVEAALIYEADMEAMFDYVVLITAQRDLRLARKIASGFTEGDFVNRELNQILEDEKKKRADFIFSNDGSIKDLKMKFNLLLITMGIK, via the coding sequence ATGAAAATTGCAATAACAGGAAATATCGGATCAGGGAAAAGCACATTTACTAATTTTGTTGAAGAAGCTGGTTTTAATGTTTTACGTGCAGATGATATATCCAAGAGTATTTTAGAAGCTGATGAAAAAGTTAAAAGTTTAGTTAGTAAAGAATTTGGTGATAAATCATTTAAAGATGGTAAACCAAATAAAAGTTTTTTAGCAAATGAAATATTTTGTAATCCAGTAAAACTGCAAAAGTTAGAATCGATTCTGCATCCGCGGGTAATAAAATCCATAGAAAAATCTTTTTCTGAATTGTTAAAATCCAATAAAGTTGTTTTTGTTGAGGCTGCATTAATTTATGAAGCTGATATGGAGGCGATGTTTGATTATGTAGTATTAATTACTGCTCAAAGAGATTTAAGGCTTGCAAGAAAAATTGCTTCCGGATTTACTGAAGGAGATTTTGTAAACAGGGAATTAAATCAAATCTTAGAAGACGAAAAAAAGAAACGAGCTGATTTTATTTTTTCAAATGATGGTAGTATTAAAGATTTGAAAATGAAATTTAATTTGCTGCTTATTACCATGGGAATAAAATAA
- a CDS encoding proline dehydrogenase family protein encodes MDAFNNLIVRIVQLMPKPVVGFFSKKYIAGETLQEAVDFVKKLNEKGIYATMDVLGESVANKSEAINCKNEALDVLEAIKKNKLNANLSIKPTQMGLAIDEQFAYEQILELVKKAAEYKNFVRIDMEDSPFTDKTFNLYKRIYTDYKNVGVVIQSYMRRSFDDVVSLNKIGTNYRLCKGIYVEPAAIAYKDKQEVRDNYLKLLDQMFKDGNYVGIATHDKPLIDAAYTRIKKQNIAKDKFEFQMLLGVREDLRDKINSDGYKIRIYVPYGKDWYAYSVRRLKENPSMAWHIVKSFLTFGRR; translated from the coding sequence GTGGACGCTTTCAATAATCTTATCGTTCGTATTGTTCAATTAATGCCCAAACCAGTAGTTGGATTCTTTTCTAAAAAATATATCGCGGGTGAAACACTTCAAGAAGCAGTTGACTTCGTAAAAAAACTTAATGAAAAAGGAATTTATGCAACAATGGATGTTCTTGGTGAATCTGTTGCAAATAAAAGCGAAGCAATCAATTGTAAAAACGAAGCACTAGACGTTTTAGAAGCTATCAAAAAAAATAAATTGAATGCTAATCTTTCAATCAAACCAACTCAAATGGGCTTAGCAATTGATGAACAGTTTGCTTACGAGCAAATACTCGAGCTTGTAAAAAAAGCAGCTGAGTATAAAAACTTTGTTCGCATTGATATGGAAGACTCTCCGTTTACAGATAAAACTTTTAATCTTTACAAAAGAATTTATACTGATTATAAAAATGTAGGTGTAGTTATCCAATCTTATATGAGGCGTTCTTTTGACGATGTAGTTTCTCTTAATAAAATCGGGACTAACTACCGATTGTGTAAAGGTATCTACGTTGAGCCTGCAGCAATTGCATACAAAGACAAGCAAGAAGTTCGCGATAATTACTTAAAACTTCTTGATCAAATGTTTAAGGATGGTAATTATGTTGGAATTGCGACACACGATAAACCATTGATCGATGCCGCTTATACTCGTATTAAAAAACAAAATATTGCAAAAGATAAATTTGAATTTCAAATGCTTCTTGGTGTGCGTGAAGATTTAAGAGACAAAATTAATAGTGACGGATATAAAATTAGAATCTATGTTCCTTATGGTAAAGATTGGTATGCATATTCCGTTAGACGATTAAAGGAAAACCCTTCGATGGCATGGCATATCGTAAAAAGCTTTTTAACTTTTGGAAGAAGATGA
- the tsaD gene encoding tRNA (adenosine(37)-N6)-threonylcarbamoyltransferase complex transferase subunit TsaD, which translates to MIVLGIESSCDETSVAVIKNDELTSNLIASQDFHKNYGGVVPELSSRAHLQIVNPLVKSALEKSSIELKDVDLISATAGPGLIGALLVGLTYAKGLAFGLNKPFIGVNHIEGHIFSGFLMPQKPEFPFLSLVVSGGHTLLLLVKGFTEIYKLGSTVDDASGEAFDKVAKLLGLGYPGGPKIQIAANQGDGNRIDFPVSDLKQKLNFSFSGLKTAVLRYVQSQGGVDKLSFQNKNDIAACFQSAAVKALTRNVKRALELYDVKCISVVGGVAANSYLKSEVIQLANEFGKSIVIPDLQFCGDNAAMIAFRGKSLYENGMRDTLSCKPFPSLSENHFLEFNQ; encoded by the coding sequence ATGATTGTATTAGGAATTGAAAGTTCTTGTGATGAAACTTCTGTTGCGGTAATAAAGAATGATGAGTTAACCTCTAACTTAATTGCATCGCAGGATTTTCATAAAAACTATGGAGGTGTTGTTCCTGAGTTATCAAGCCGCGCACATCTTCAAATAGTAAATCCGCTTGTAAAGTCTGCATTAGAAAAATCTAGCATAGAATTAAAGGATGTTGATCTTATCTCGGCAACGGCTGGTCCAGGTTTAATTGGGGCATTACTTGTTGGATTAACCTATGCAAAAGGTTTAGCCTTCGGATTAAACAAACCATTTATTGGTGTTAACCATATTGAAGGTCATATCTTTTCAGGTTTCTTGATGCCGCAAAAACCTGAATTTCCATTTTTAAGTTTAGTTGTTTCCGGAGGACATACACTTCTGCTCCTTGTGAAAGGTTTTACAGAAATTTATAAACTTGGCAGTACGGTTGATGATGCGTCAGGTGAAGCGTTTGATAAAGTTGCAAAGCTTTTGGGGTTGGGTTATCCGGGCGGACCTAAAATTCAAATCGCAGCTAATCAAGGTGATGGAAACAGAATTGATTTTCCTGTTTCCGATTTAAAACAAAAATTAAATTTTTCTTTCAGCGGATTAAAAACAGCTGTGCTTCGTTATGTGCAATCACAGGGTGGAGTTGATAAATTATCATTTCAGAATAAAAATGATATTGCTGCTTGTTTTCAATCAGCAGCGGTTAAAGCTTTAACAAGAAATGTTAAACGTGCTTTAGAATTATACGATGTCAAATGCATTTCTGTTGTTGGCGGCGTTGCTGCAAACTCCTATCTAAAATCTGAAGTGATACAATTGGCCAATGAATTTGGTAAATCAATTGTTATTCCGGATTTACAATTTTGTGGTGATAATGCTGCGATGATCGCATTCCGCGGTAAATCACTTTATGAAAATGGAATGAGAGATACACTATCCTGCAAACCTTTTCCTTCATTGAGTGAGAATCATTTTTTGGAGTTTAATCAGTAA
- a CDS encoding NYN domain-containing protein, whose protein sequence is MDLKLAVLVDGDNIPSANVKEMMEEIAKYGNPTIKRIYGDWTKPSLSKWKNVLLENAITPIQQYGYTAGKNSTDSAMIIDAMDILYSQKVDGFCLVSSDSDFTRLATRLREAGMKVIGIGEKKTPVPFIVACDKFIYIEILNSEESESEIAKNKPAVKNEVDKITPKVIKLISSTISDLADDDGWAFLGDVGNLLQKKQPNFDSRNYGFQKLTPLIKSINKFEIENRDNPKGRFKLIYIKNK, encoded by the coding sequence ATGGATTTAAAACTTGCAGTGTTAGTAGATGGTGACAATATACCTTCGGCAAATGTTAAGGAGATGATGGAAGAAATTGCTAAGTATGGCAATCCTACTATAAAAAGAATTTATGGTGATTGGACAAAACCAAGCTTGTCAAAGTGGAAGAATGTTCTTTTGGAAAATGCGATAACACCGATCCAACAATATGGATATACAGCCGGAAAAAATTCGACTGATTCTGCAATGATTATAGATGCTATGGATATTCTGTATTCGCAAAAGGTTGATGGTTTTTGTTTAGTTTCGAGTGATAGTGATTTTACTCGTTTAGCTACAAGGCTGCGTGAAGCTGGTATGAAAGTTATTGGGATTGGGGAAAAGAAAACACCTGTACCATTTATTGTGGCCTGTGATAAATTTATTTATATCGAAATCCTTAACTCTGAGGAAAGTGAATCTGAAATTGCCAAAAATAAACCTGCAGTAAAAAACGAAGTTGATAAAATAACTCCAAAAGTTATTAAACTAATTTCATCTACTATTTCTGATTTAGCAGATGATGATGGATGGGCTTTTCTCGGAGATGTGGGTAATCTTCTACAAAAAAAACAACCAAATTTTGATTCCAGAAATTATGGTTTCCAAAAATTGACACCGTTGATAAAATCAATTAATAAATTTGAAATTGAAAACCGTGATAACCCTAAAGGACGATTTAAGTTGATCTATATAAAGAATAAGTAA
- a CDS encoding DUF342 domain-containing protein — protein MADSPQTEKGLRVNVNIIDERMRANVIINAPVNAEEPQLALQDVLDALNKSGVKFGINESIISRYLEEKKWDESFVAAEGIYPGIGDDSNFDYHFLTRKSLKPRISENGHIDYKEIDVICSASKDDLLLKKIPATQGSNGKDVFGNEVPGKFGKDIVIVPGSGTYKDPTDSMIIKAASDGIIAFNPKTLIVEVQKLYSIPGSVDFSTGNVHVKSSVDIGGDVKTGFSIATPYNINVKGRIEHATINCDGNLNVKGGIVGDGKQIITVGGDIHTGYIRDQHIICAGGVYAATEISSSIIECGDDVTFVKPDGKIVGGKIIASSKIVAGSVGNKYDVPTLLEVGVNFEHREKYLKKFELINETHKQAETIKKKIDLIDSMPADPGMNTAYKAIKDQHKAAVEQWERMCADLKEIEKDYFNVENPVVMILKNVYNGVTIKIKHAIYEVKQDMTHVMFRLNDDKIECGLIK, from the coding sequence ATGGCTGACAGTCCGCAGACTGAAAAAGGTTTGAGAGTTAATGTTAATATTATCGACGAAAGAATGAGAGCAAACGTTATAATTAATGCTCCTGTAAATGCTGAAGAGCCGCAGTTAGCTCTGCAGGACGTTCTTGATGCACTAAATAAATCAGGTGTTAAATTCGGAATAAATGAATCAATAATTAGTCGGTATTTGGAAGAGAAAAAATGGGACGAATCATTTGTTGCCGCTGAAGGCATTTATCCTGGAATTGGTGATGATTCGAATTTTGATTATCATTTTTTAACCAGAAAATCACTTAAGCCTCGCATCAGCGAAAATGGACATATTGATTATAAAGAAATTGATGTTATTTGCAGTGCAAGTAAAGATGACCTTCTGTTAAAGAAAATACCTGCAACACAAGGATCGAATGGTAAAGATGTTTTTGGAAATGAAGTGCCCGGAAAATTCGGTAAAGATATTGTTATTGTGCCTGGTTCCGGTACTTACAAAGATCCTACAGATTCAATGATTATTAAAGCTGCTTCAGACGGTATAATTGCATTTAATCCCAAAACACTAATAGTTGAAGTTCAGAAACTTTATTCAATTCCAGGCTCTGTGGATTTTTCCACTGGCAATGTGCACGTAAAAAGCTCTGTTGATATTGGTGGTGATGTAAAAACGGGATTTTCTATTGCTACTCCTTACAATATCAATGTAAAAGGCAGAATAGAACATGCTACAATTAATTGTGATGGAAATTTAAATGTTAAAGGTGGAATTGTTGGTGATGGTAAACAGATTATTACTGTCGGTGGAGACATACACACAGGTTATATCAGAGATCAGCATATAATATGCGCTGGCGGAGTGTATGCAGCAACAGAAATATCAAGTTCTATTATTGAATGTGGAGATGATGTTACCTTTGTAAAGCCGGATGGTAAAATTGTTGGAGGTAAGATAATTGCAAGTAGTAAAATAGTTGCGGGCAGTGTTGGCAATAAGTACGATGTACCTACATTACTTGAGGTTGGAGTTAATTTTGAGCACAGAGAAAAATATCTTAAAAAATTTGAATTAATTAATGAAACACATAAACAAGCTGAAACCATCAAAAAGAAAATTGATCTTATTGATTCCATGCCGGCTGATCCTGGAATGAATACAGCTTATAAGGCTATTAAAGATCAGCATAAGGCTGCGGTGGAGCAATGGGAAAGAATGTGCGCCGATTTAAAAGAAATAGAAAAGGATTACTTTAACGTTGAGAACCCGGTTGTAATGATTTTAAAAAATGTTTATAACGGTGTTACCATTAAGATTAAACACGCTATTTATGAAGTAAAGCAGGATATGACTCACGTTATGTTCAGGTTAAACGACGATAAGATTGAGTGTGGACTGATTAAGTAA
- a CDS encoding class I SAM-dependent methyltransferase → MDRSKIYDYSDGRRFLNKTAKEVFTEIEKVNVWQEEESVSGFGSSLAQTKTVIEEIPKIIKELEIKTIFDIPCGDFNWFKEINLSNNFYLGGDIVEDIVHRNNEKYKSNNIKFVQFNILEDIQEKMDLIFCRDCLVHFSIVDIWKALTNIKKSNSTYLMTTTFTEEEKNNDTLTGGWRPINLMKSPFNFPEPKLLINENCTEKDGLFSDKSVGVWAIKDLVIK, encoded by the coding sequence GTGGATCGATCGAAAATATATGATTATTCAGATGGAAGAAGATTTCTTAACAAAACTGCTAAAGAAGTTTTTACAGAAATTGAAAAAGTTAATGTATGGCAAGAAGAAGAATCAGTATCCGGATTTGGGTCCTCCTTAGCTCAAACCAAAACAGTAATTGAAGAAATCCCAAAGATTATTAAAGAATTGGAGATTAAAACTATTTTTGATATTCCGTGTGGTGACTTTAATTGGTTCAAAGAAATTAATCTTTCAAATAATTTCTATTTGGGGGGTGATATAGTGGAAGACATAGTTCATCGGAATAATGAGAAATATAAGAGTAATAATATAAAATTCGTACAATTCAATATACTTGAAGACATTCAGGAAAAGATGGACTTGATTTTTTGCCGTGACTGTTTAGTTCATTTTTCAATTGTGGATATATGGAAAGCCTTAACAAATATCAAAAAAAGTAATTCCACATATTTGATGACTACCACATTTACTGAAGAAGAAAAAAACAATGATACTTTAACTGGTGGATGGCGACCTATAAACCTTATGAAATCACCTTTTAATTTTCCGGAACCAAAATTACTTATAAATGAAAATTGTACAGAAAAAGATGGACTTTTTAGTGACAAATCTGTTGGAGTGTGGGCGATAAAAGATTTAGTAATAAAATAA
- a CDS encoding dihydrofolate reductase family protein, translated as MRKIIALEFITLDGVIQAGGGPGEDISGGFKYVGWQAPYSDDIIGTIINNQMNFPFDLLLGRKTFDICAPYWPKHSDFWPGVMTATKYVASNTINAHEWQHTVFLSGDIAEKITKLKQQPGPDLHVYGSANLLQTLFKYDLVDELWLKICPLTLGSEKRLFVDGTIPAAFKVTESTVGSSGIIAVNYARGREVKTGSY; from the coding sequence TTGAGAAAAATTATTGCACTCGAATTCATTACACTTGATGGTGTAATACAAGCTGGTGGTGGACCAGGTGAAGATATAAGCGGCGGCTTTAAATACGTTGGTTGGCAAGCCCCATATTCTGATGATATAATTGGAACTATTATAAATAATCAGATGAACTTTCCGTTTGATTTGTTATTAGGACGTAAAACTTTTGATATTTGTGCTCCGTATTGGCCCAAACATTCAGATTTTTGGCCAGGTGTTATGACAGCGACTAAGTACGTAGCGTCGAATACTATAAATGCTCACGAATGGCAACACACCGTTTTTCTAAGTGGAGACATTGCGGAAAAAATCACCAAACTTAAGCAGCAGCCAGGACCGGATTTGCACGTTTACGGAAGCGCAAATCTTCTTCAGACACTTTTCAAATACGATTTAGTTGATGAATTATGGCTAAAGATATGTCCGTTAACATTGGGTAGTGAAAAACGATTATTTGTTGATGGTACAATTCCTGCGGCATTCAAAGTAACAGAAAGTACAGTCGGTTCAAGCGGGATAATTGCCGTTAATTACGCTCGAGGACGCGAAGTAAAAACCGGGAGTTATTGA